The genomic region AGTTTTTGGTTATCTTTTGCCTTTAACCACAGAAGCCATCAGGTTACCCTCCCTGTTTGAAATTTGGATGCAGCGTCAGAATTTTGATTTGATTAAATTGTAGCTTCTTGTGGCCTAAATTTTGTTCCTTTACCACTGTCAAATTAGTATTTAATTGATTCTTTATTCAGTTTTTTCTGAGAAGCAACACTACTGTATCCATGCTAATCAATAGAGAAAATCGCAGCTCCACCTTTCACTGCTGTCCTGTCTGTATATTTGTAAATCTTCCAAAGACTTATCATTAATATCAGCAATTCTGCATGGTGGCCAAGTTCAGTTCCAGTTGACTTCAGTCAAGGCATGAATGTTTTTTTTTTATTATGAAGGCATGAATGTTTACTTTGGCAATACTGAATGCTGAATGTGTAACCGTAGTTAGTACTGCAAATCCAACTGAGACAGTATCCACATTCCACAAGGCTGACTGGGTTTTTACTAACCTTCCTGGGCAGCATTAAGAATCCAAGATTGATGGCTTCATAATTCTTATGTGCAGGTTCATTTGGATCTTTAGCCTAGGAAGAGAAGCCATTTCTAGTATAATGGAAACAGTGATGCAGCTTGAACCTTACCTTTATAAGTGTGTCTCATTCTGATGGGAATCGTTTTTCTTTTTTGGACGGGGAAAACAGAGTTCTTTGATGATTAAAATTTGACTGGGAAAAACAATTGGTACTTTGACTCAGGATCGTACACACAGGGTCGGTCAAAGATTTCTTTAACGGAGGGATTGTTTATAACGGAAAGATCGGATTCTATTTGACCAAAGAAATATGATTTGGTTGATTAAGAAAAATGTTTTGATTTATTTCCAAAGACAGAGAAACAGAAAAGCTCATTGTATTTTTCTACCTTCTTATACCACTGTACCAGTCCACCTCCCCAGGTCATGGTATCATGGTGAGCTTCTGGCTCTTTTGGAAGGCGTCCAGCTTGCTAGATCCCATAGCTTTGCTCTGATAGTTGAAACGGACTGCCAAGTCCGGGTGGAAGCTGTCAATACAGGCTCTCTGGATTCTGGTCTAGGTTTCCTAGGGTGAGATCTAAGAGATAGCTTACGGAGTGTGCCTCTTCGGCTAAACTAAGCTTTATTAGACGTAATGCCAATAGCGTCGTGCACTTCAGCGCAAGTAGCGATGCATAATAGAGTCAGTATAGGATTTTCTTCTGTTCCTCCTCAGTCTGTTGAGGAGCTAATTTCTTCCGAATGTAATGATCATTAATCAATGTAGTAATTTCATTTCCTCAAGAAAAAAAAATGCTCATAGTATTTAGCAGTGCTAGCTATATTTTGTAATCATATCCTAAGTAAACGATGGCCTAAAATTAGTTTCAGCTATTGCAATCATAGCCAAAGCATTTTGGAGTGGTTGAGTTTCAAGTCATTGTACGTGTTATATTTAGTTGGTAAATAAGTGACTAAGGTTTACGCTTCTCTTGAAGCCTTGAAGGCCACTGATATTCACTTAGTTCCATCATTCAACCACAAAGCGTGATTGAGTCTTGGAGTCATTGATGAGGTAATGACCGGACGATTAGAAGTTCCAAAATTTCTGAATTTTGAATGACAGCCGAGTAAAATGGACACGAGAAGTTTTTCTCAGTGGATTTCCATCACACATAAAAAAAAATCCGATCGTATGTGTAATTTCACTCGTTGCATGCCTAAAATTACTGCCCGCTTATAATCATGGTGGAAAAAGGAAAATGAAAAATCCATCTACTGACTAATTGGAGTTTACCATATTCAGCCTTGGTTAATCAAAAAAACACCCAATAATTAGGAGAGAAAACTTTGCTAATATGCAATCCAGCTCACGGGAGCACAAGTTGCACCTGCCTGCTCATCCCACGGCCCAGACCCCATCCCGCCGTTGGCCCCACACGTCACGGACGGCAAGCGTGACTTTACCGACGTAGTAAACGAGGTCTCATCTAAATCTAAACCCACCATCACCACCACCGACCCACCCCTTTAAAAACCCCATTTCGTCAATTCAAACCCTCTCTCTCTTTCTCTCTGCGCGCAGCCTTTGTTGCCTCTCTCTCTCTGCTCTCTCTCTCTCTCTCATCCCAAGCTCAAATCTCCAGAGTTCACAGAGAGAGTAGCAGAGAGACGACTCCACTAGCTGAAGCCCAACCCCGAGTCCATGGCCCAGCAGACCAACGGCGGCAGCGGCGATCTGAGCACGGCTCAGCAGGCCCAGCCCAATCAGCAACAGCAACAGCAGCAGCAACAACAACAGCAGTGGATGCATCAGCATCAGCAGCAATGGATGGCGATGCAGTACCCGGCGGCGGCCATGGCGATGATGCAGCAGCAGATGATGGTGTACCCGCAGCATTACATGCCTGCTTACGCCGCGCATCCGCATCACAATCCCTACCAGCAGGCTCAGGCGGCCGCCGCCGCGGTTGCGTATCAGCAGCAGCAGCAGCCGCCTAAGCAGCAACTGCAGCAGTCGCAGTCGCAGTCGCAGAAGATGGGGCCTACTGATGAGGTCAGGACCATCTGGGCTGGCGACCTGCACCACTGGATGGACGAGGCCTACCTTCACGGCTGCTTCGCTTACACCGGCCAGGTATCTTCTCTGTTCTTGATTGCTTCTTTTGTTGGAAATGGTGGTGAATTTGGGTTTGAATCGTTGATTAGTGTGCTGTTAGTGATTGTTTGTGTGACTAGATAGCTGCACTGTGATTGATTTAAGTTGAGAAGCTTGCGATTTAGTTTATTTTGGATTTTTGTTGATTGTGCTCCTTAGCTAGCTTGACCTACATAGTATTGCTTGGACGAGTAAGTGACTCGCTTAGGAAGGTCCTTCATATATAAATGTGAATGACTCAGGTTTAGGGTACTTAAATATGTTCAATGAACATGTTGGCTCATTAACAGGTTCAGTCTGGGTAGTTTGCACCATCTTGTTGAGTTCTGTTGTGAGTGAATGCCATGTTTGGTCATGTACTGGCAGTTGTTATATTCCCTAATGTGTAGCATTCTGAAGGTAATGCCAATTCTTTGGAAACCAATCGGTTGATTTGAAGTCACTTTCCACTTGTTGACTAACATCTCTGTACTTTAGCTGGTCACATGTCCAAAACCCTTGTTTGGTGGTAGTGGTAATAGGCATATAAGTGTAAACTGCCTTGCCAGTTTAGGTAATTGGCTATCTATTTAGGTATTATAGCACTATCATGATCTTAAGTTCTTTCTCGTTGCTTTGCAGAAGCTCCTTTTTACTATTGCTAAATGTTTGCCAAATGCCATGTCATTTCTTATTACTTTTTATACTTTGGTCTCTTCTTTTCGGGCTACTCCATCCATCTCTATAATAATAGAAACATCATTTGTATTGGGATAGATGGAGGAGCTGAGAAACTACAATATACACATGGTCTGTTGTTCTGTATTTGCTTTTTCTAACTATGAGGTGGGCCCAAACACTCTTCCTCAGGTGTAGGTCCAAACATATCAAACAACCTAGCCTCACCTTTTTATTGGACACACCGGGTCATGTTACCATGTTAACTGTCAAACCTAGCTCTGTCACAATGTTAAGTCACCATGCTGACTGAAGCCAACATTGTACACCAAGCACATCTTAAAACAGACACCAATATATACATCTAAAAATACTCTAGTATTTCTGAATTTGTTTCTTGGATCCTTGCATTTCCACCAACTGTTTTTGTGCTTTTGGTGTCGCATATTTTTGCAGGTTTCTTCAGTAAAGGTTATACGCAATAAGCAAACAGGTCAGACAGAAGGGTATGGTTTTGTTGAGTTCTATTCACGTGAAGCAGCTGAGGAAGTTCTGCAGACCTATAATGGTACTCCTATGCCAAATACAGAGCAGCCTTTTCGTTTGAACTGGGCAACCTTTAGTGCGGGTGACAGACGGGCAGATACTAGTTCTGATCTATCTATATTCGTAGGAGATTTAGCTACAGATGTTACTGACACTATGTTGCAAGAAACTTTTGCTAGTAGATATTCATCTGTTAAGGGGGCTAAAGTTGTTCAAGATGCAAATACTGGTCGTTCAAAGGGTTATGGTTTTGTTAGGTTTGGGGATGAAAATGAGAGGACAAAGGCCATTGTGGAAATGAATGGTGCGTATTGTTCAAGTAGGCCCATGCGTATAGGTGTTGCAACACCCAAAAAATCATCTGGATATCAACAACAGTACTCTTCACAAGGTATGATTGATTGCTCTGAGGTTTTTCTTGCATGGTATGAGTTGTGTGTTTAGTCCCTAACTTATTTCTTAATTTGTTTTATCAACATATGCACATTTGATAAATGAAGTTGTATATTCGCTTTTCTTATGTTGTGAACTTGCTATTGATGCAACTTTAACTTTTGTATAGCTTCTTACAAAGTGTAACGTGTAAAGTAACAAACTTGTACTTTTTGGCCAACTCACATCTTTCACCTTTTCGTTTTCCTATTTTGTAATTTCCATTCCTTCTGCTTTCTACATAAGTTGCATGCTTTGCGTTTCTTGGCTTTAACCTTTACATTTGCTCAAGCTTACGGTAGTTAGTATTACTTGCTGTGCATTTTCTGATGTAAGATTAGAATAAGTTATTGCAACATAGTATTTTTGCCGCCATCCTTTTGTCATTTCTACTTCCTTAGCTCTATCGTTTATTCAAGAGCCTTCTTGTCATCATTTCATAATTGAGTTGGAGGCATTGCAGTTCATTCTGGACTCTAAATTTAACAAGCATGTTTGATTGCAATTGGCACCTTGCGCTTTGTATCATCTTGTTTTATTTTATTTGTGATTTTTTGTTTTTTGTTTTAATTTTATCTTTGGTCAGTGCTCTAGCTGTCGGTTAACTGATTGACATTGTTTTTCCTATTTTATTTTTTTTCCTCAGTGCTGGAATACATACCTTGGATTAAGGCCCCTTAAATTCTAAATACATCCTGATAGTAACACATCTATAATGAATTGGCTGTTGCTGGTTGTGATTTCTAAAACATATTGTTTCCTTTGCAATTAGTCCTGGCAAGAATGGGTGTAGTCATAAACTTGTTATCAGTAATTGAAAATATACTGAAATTCAACATTTTCATATACTCAACAATTAAACAAGTCAACTAATAAGAAAAATAATCCATATATAGTCACTGTTTTACCTTCTTTTGAGTTACATATTTGCAAAGTATTGAATCTGTATTCATTAAATGAAAAGGGTGTCAAGTTTGTGTGATGTCACTACTTGATTAGTCATTTTTTATGTGTAAAGGGGCCAACCATCTAATATTTTTTTTCACTATCCTTTATTTGGATGCTTATGAACCTTTTCCTTTTCTTATAACCTAGAACTTTAATTTCAGGGCACCAAAAGAATGTTATTGTCATGATCTTCAGTTATTTTTTTCCCTCTTCAATGATATCAATTGCTTTGATGAACGCAGCTAGTTTTTGAGCTGGCATGGTCATGGTTTGAGTGGGGTGGGGTTATTCGATCAACTGTCCACATTCATGCTGAAAAATTTGAAGTGTTGATTTTTTAAGTTGCTCAACTTTTCAAATAGTTGTAGCTTCTTTTTTCTCTCTTGGTTTTGGCAACCCTTTGGATTTTAATTTTTTTCCTCCTAAAAGTTTGATATATAATCTTGACATATACTGTGGCCATAAGTGGCAACTATGCCTCTGACTGTGTCACTGTATTTCATTTATTTTAAAATGAGTAGTTCTACATCAAGCCACTTGAACTTCGAATCAACTTTTGAAATGATGATGATGCAATTGAACGGAGTTATGTTCTAGGTCAAGTCTAGGAACCTATTATAAGTAGCTGCGGACATTATTCTTAGATAGTGCGGTATTCTGTTTCAATGTAGATAGGATTTAAGCTGTATTTTTTAGTGAATATATTACTTTTCCTCCTTTAATTAGCATTGGTATTGGCTGGAGGTGGTGGACATGCAAATGGTGGCGTTGCCCAAGGTTCTCAGTCCGATGGCGAGCCCAATAACACAACTGTGAGTCCCACTCTTCTCTTTCGGCTTGTAATTTCTTTAAATCGATAGGCCTTCTTACTCTGACTCATTGTAGATATTTGTTGGAGGGCTTGATTCCGATGTCAATGAGGAAGACCTCAGGCAGCCATTTTCTCAATTTGGTGAAGTTATCTCTGTGAAAATACCGGTTGGAAAAGCATGCGGTTTTGTTCAGTTTGCTAACAGGTATGCTTGACTTTTTCTGTATATGGGTCCTTTATAAAGCTATAATTATGAATCAGGAATTTTACTGGTTTTTATTATTATTTTTTTTCAATGTCAATGTTAGTAATTTTATTCCGCATAAAGTTATCATGTAAAAGGTCGTGTCAAAATTTGAATTACAATGAAAGTATCAAAGACTGCAGAAGGTATATTGTGTCTTTGCATGAATGTAATGAACTATAGCCATGTTCTTTTGGTTTGTAGGAAGGATGCTGAGAATGCAATGAATATGCTGAATGCGACTGTTATTGGAAAGCAAACAGTTCGTCTTTCTTGGGGTCGCAGCCAAGGCAACAAGCAGGTAATATCGGGTTGACCATGTCATGTTATATTTCATTTGCCTGTATAAGATCTAGAATTTCACCCGCTTGAATTTCCTTTGGTTATAACATGAGTGGGAAGTGTGGGACCAACCTCCTCCCTATCGCAGTTCAATAAATACCATTATAATAATGCTTTGTTTCTCATATTTTCTTTAGTCCTATGGTTGGAATTTGCCAATCTAGCAATTCAATTTTTTTCCTCTCTCTTACACTTCTTTTCTTCCTCAAATTTTCTCTTTTGATTTGTTAATATCATTTGAATTTGCAGTGGAGATCGGACTCAAATAACCAGTGGAACAATGGGGGACATTATGGAGGGCAGGGGTATGGTGGGTATGCAAATGCCGCGCCACAGAATCCTGATATGAGTATGCATGCTTCAGCTGCGGTTAACGGGTCTTCTTAACAGGGAGATTGCAGTTGCCAGCCGCATGTAAACTGAACTATTGTGAGTGGTTTTAGAATATAGTTATCAGTGCCGTTTCTTTCTGTAGGATTGATTTAGCCTGCTTATTTAGCTAAATCTGTAATATGTGGAATTTTGTTGCCGGATTGAATCATCTTGAAGTCCATGTGTGAGAGTAAAACTTTATTTAGAGTCTGCCTGAATTTTTAAATGGACAGGAATTTTTTTGATCCCAGAAAATATAGACATGTTTGGGAAGTTACTGAGACGAGAATATGGAAAAAAGAATTTTGAGTTTTTATTGCCTATGGCCTGTTTGCCCAAAACCTGGCTATGTAGGTAAAGATGCCCTACTATCCTTGTTGCATGGGAATGTTTTGTTTTCCGTTTCTTGTTTGCTCTTCATGCCACGGCTATGATTTTGGTAGCTTAAATAAGGCGATCCTCGAAGTGGGACTATTGGAGTGTAATTTTTCCTTGTAGTTGGGTTTTGTTTCAATGTGAATAAGGAAGTCATTCTTCCTTACTATCCAGTGCCAATGTGAAACCTGCTCCTGCTTCCTTTTTCTTTACGAACAATTCATTCATCTAAAGATGGTTCGTTTTGGTACAATTGTAAGCAGGATTGTATGGAGTAGAGGATGAGGTCTTTGTCTCTTATTTCTCCCTGAGTCCTACATCACTAATGAGCTGGGTAGAACTCCAAACGTAACTTTAGCTAGCATATTTAGATGACACATTAGGGTGTCAGCACAAGCCAATCCATTCCTTTTGTGGGAGCTTGGACGATAACTACATATGGATGGGGGTGAGGGTGCCATCTCCTCCAGCTTCATGGTTACATGGATTTGTTGGTAGTCTGTTTTACATCGAAAAGACCGGTAAGTGTGATTTGGAGATTGTACTACCTCGAGTCCCATATCAGTAAGGTGCCTACAGACCATAAATTGAGCTAGCACTTTCATATGGTGCCTCAGTTGTTACAACGAGTGTGGTTTCTACCATATCGAAAGGCCCGTGCAGCTATAAGCTTATGAGCTTGGAGATGGTGGGAGTGTTATCTCGATGTGGCTCATTGTCCTCTCATTGGTCTTTCTCTGGTCGTCTCATTTGAGAATAGATAGTCGACTTGATGGGTTTGATATGTAGTCATCTCAATGCCTTAAACGCCAACGGAATGCCATGAGTTGGTGAGCGATGAACATAGCTCAAATGCTTCACAAACCCATGTTGCATATATGTCTATTCTTGTGGTATAAGCAACTCTTACAGATAATATTAAGAAGCTAAAGCTAAAGCTGGTTTTGTGTTTTAACGGTTTCGTTTATATATGGGTTCTAACGGTTATCATTTTTATATATGGGATCGATCTAAACGTTTGGCCAAAACTCAGACTCAAAACTTCAATCTCTGACGACTACATGTTGCAACGATTCAATATTATGAATGGAGAGGTGCATGCAAATTGTCATTTTCCAGCATTGACATTAGAGTGTCTAGAGACATAGAGAGCGGTGATATAATATATATCCAGCTAAATAGATTTCACGTTTTCAATGGGTTTTGTTTCGTTTATAATTTTGCTTCCTTTGGTCAAATTAGAGGAATTTTGATATGTAAATCAACATGGGTTTATTATATTGGTTCGCCAATGATCATCATCAAATGGTAGACTTGTATCCTTGGTAGAGTATATTAGAAAATCCAGTTGCGTAAAGTCAGAAAAATGAGCGACAATTGGTGATAATGTATTAAAATGGTACCACAGATGCTCAAGTTTTGTACCAAATTTAATTACAAGTGATGTTCAAATGAAATTAGAGAAATAGAAAACTACTCTCACTGATCTAAAGTTATGTACTTAACCAAAAAGAAAAATTACAATAACTAAACTTATGTGAGTGGAATCCATGACTGCAAAAGTTATTAATAAAATTATTTAAATGTTAAAATTAACCAAACAACTCATCAATTAAAGAACTCAAAATGATCAAATCTAAATCCTGTCATTCAAAGATCTTACAATCTTTCTATACGATTTAAATTTTGATAAAATTGTCATGTAGTCGATATTTGAGTTGTTAGTTGCAAATCTAGACTCTTCAAACACTAGTTTATGAAATTAGAGATTTACAGCATCTTAATTTCATTCCGTATGCTTTCTAGAGCACATCAGAAACAGTCTTAATCTGATGGAAGCACGTACTAGTGGGACTAAATGATCCAAACAAGAGACAAATTAAGAGAGGTTAGCTAAGCGGTGAAAGGACTTTTGCCCCTGCATGCATATACATCGACCGTTGAGAGCGATTTGCAAAAATCAAACAAAGAGGCAATTTCTTTGATTAGCTCTTACAAATTTTCCAGGAAGGGGAAAAAGAAGGACTCGTGCAATTTTCTAGCCAAAGAAAACAAAAATTGCATGGATTTAGATGTCTAGAAGCTGTGATATAATTAGCTAATTAACCATCGTTCGTATATATTCGATAATTTCCTTAGGAGGTTGTTAAAACATGCATGCGTCGTCAATGAAAATTCTTTAATTTTATTTGATTCCTGCAAAATTATATATATATGCAGAAAAGTTTGTCCTAACAAAACAAAGTGTGTTGCATGCCTGCAACTAATTTTTTTATTTATTTTTTATAACTTTTGTTAATGTTTCTACATTAATTCAAGATTATTAAAACAAACGTTCTTGGCGGCTTGATTAATATATGTTTTTATATTTGTTTGGTTTTTGATACTAATTAATTATATTTTCACAAAATGGAGTTCAAAATGCTCTATTATTCTTATTGCGAGCTCGAGTGTGATACCATCCCACCATGGAGTATGCCATGCCACTTGTTTGAAGTAGGTACGACAGAGAAATGTGTAAGGGAAATTTAAGACATCTGCCTTTTGGGGCAATTACACCTAATAATTTATCGGATAGAAAATTTCACAAGCAAGCTAGGGCCGAGTTAATTAAGATGATAATGTAGATAACAATGATGCATCATGTACATATAGTGTTGATCAATAGTCTATACTTGTACTCTGAATATTTGTAGACTTATGAGAGGTGCAACGAGAGACTGAGAGTCACGCCGAAGAATGATTGAACATTATATCAAATTTCTTAGTGATTTTTGTCAAACAACTTACATGAGATATTAGTGAGTTTTTTTTAAATTTTTTTATTTAGCAATATTTAGATATATAGCCAGTAGCAACTTCAGTTATTCGACACTGTGAATGTAATAATAGATCGATATTTAGTCTTAAGTTCTTGACAACTAATGCTTTAGTCTTAAGTTCTTGACAACTAATGCAACGTAGCAAAATTGTGAATGTATACACATTCATAGCTTTTTTGTTTAGATTCATTTTGCTTAAATTTGCTTGGATAACAATTTATGGATTAACCTATAAGTTGTGTTTTAAATCTTAAAGATTAAAGCTGTGAAGGAAAGAGACCTCTGTAAACTTAAAAGTTGATAAATCATATATGCATGGTTGTGGCAAAGTGGCAAACAAGGAAAATGAATGAGAATAATTCAATCCATTCCCCCGACAAAGGCAAAGAGTGAAAGAGCTTGCATACTCAACTCTGTTACCAGTAGGGAAGTCATGTAGCCAAAAAGCTAGATCATCTGGTTTATATCCAAGCTGGGTGCCCCCCATATCCGCAAAACAAACAATGAAACAGTAGTAACCACCACAAAAACATAGAAACCTAGCTAGTAATGGGAATCATGTTTCTTAAACTAGGTATCCACGGTTTTGAAACCTAAAATCTGATTTCCAATTGTTATAGTTTCAGCTTCTAATTATTTCTTGTTGTCGGAAAAAAAAAAAAACTTAAAATCGTAAGGTAAGGTGTTTTCGAAACAATTTATAAAGAAAAGTAATTATTCATATA from Fragaria vesca subsp. vesca linkage group LG3, FraVesHawaii_1.0, whole genome shotgun sequence harbors:
- the LOC101305642 gene encoding polyadenylate-binding protein RBP47-like, coding for MAQQTNGGSGDLSTAQQAQPNQQQQQQQQQQQQWMHQHQQQWMAMQYPAAAMAMMQQQMMVYPQHYMPAYAAHPHHNPYQQAQAAAAAVAYQQQQQPPKQQLQQSQSQSQKMGPTDEVRTIWAGDLHHWMDEAYLHGCFAYTGQVSSVKVIRNKQTGQTEGYGFVEFYSREAAEEVLQTYNGTPMPNTEQPFRLNWATFSAGDRRADTSSDLSIFVGDLATDVTDTMLQETFASRYSSVKGAKVVQDANTGRSKGYGFVRFGDENERTKAIVEMNGAYCSSRPMRIGVATPKKSSGYQQQYSSQALVLAGGGGHANGGVAQGSQSDGEPNNTTIFVGGLDSDVNEEDLRQPFSQFGEVISVKIPVGKACGFVQFANRKDAENAMNMLNATVIGKQTVRLSWGRSQGNKQWRSDSNNQWNNGGHYGGQGYGGYANAAPQNPDMSMHASAAVNGSS